From the Maioricimonas rarisocia genome, one window contains:
- a CDS encoding S1 family peptidase, which translates to MIESILLTTVNILTYQGTQQLTNATGFFFERDGRLFLVTSRHVVIDKANDHHPDRIVIELHTDAENAAESTGFSIPLYENRKSVWRQGLDSAGEIDVAAIEVERDALPETAAFHAFTTRHLQDPGGHVEVGSTVLVVGFPLGFHDTLHHMPVARHAVIASSFGLRFKGEGYFLTDARTHRGTSGAPIVMRVNRKDSGLGELPWKLLGVHSARLDVGSRDVVIDEALGLNVAWYADILLTLTKD; encoded by the coding sequence ATGATCGAATCGATTCTGCTCACCACGGTCAACATCCTGACGTATCAGGGTACGCAGCAGCTGACGAACGCCACCGGCTTCTTCTTCGAGCGGGACGGGCGTCTGTTCCTTGTCACCAGCCGGCACGTCGTGATCGACAAAGCGAACGACCACCATCCGGATCGCATCGTGATCGAACTGCACACTGATGCCGAGAACGCCGCGGAGTCGACCGGCTTCTCGATTCCGCTGTATGAGAACCGGAAGAGCGTCTGGCGTCAGGGGCTCGATTCGGCCGGCGAGATCGACGTTGCGGCGATCGAAGTCGAGCGGGATGCTCTTCCCGAAACCGCCGCGTTTCATGCCTTCACGACGCGACATCTCCAGGATCCGGGCGGTCACGTCGAAGTCGGCAGCACGGTGCTCGTCGTCGGCTTCCCTCTGGGCTTTCACGACACGCTGCACCACATGCCGGTCGCCCGGCACGCGGTCATCGCCTCGTCGTTCGGTTTGCGTTTCAAGGGGGAAGGCTACTTTCTCACCGACGCGCGGACTCATCGCGGAACCAGCGGCGCCCCGATCGTCATGCGCGTCAACCGGAAGGACTCCGGACTGGGCGAACTTCCGTGGAAGCTGCTCGGCGTCCACTCGGCCCGGCTCGACGTCGGCTCACGGGACGTCGTCATCGACGAAGCGCTCGGTCTCAACGTCGCGTGGTATGCCGACATCCTGCTGACGCTCACCAAGGACTGA
- a CDS encoding AraC family transcriptional regulator, translated as MKRHVALIVETSTGYGRRVLSGIVRFMRMHDEWSVFLEQRDLLKKPPSWLATWKGDGIISRATTPALVEAVAATGVPLVELTDRRADPGLPSIRSDDAAIGRLAAEHLMERGFERFGFCGFTSEAWSKRREEAFVDAVRQAGRDCDVYNSHWHGPGARAWEEEQTRLATWVRSFPRPVGIMACNDIRGLHVLEACSHEDVAVPEEVAVIGVDNDELLCRVSAPPLSSVIPNAEAVGYRAAELLSRLMDDETPAEPQQRVSPLGVATRQSTDVVAIDDPEIAAALHFIRQHACRGLRVDEVTREVGVSRSTLERQLRKYLGRTPQQEIRSIQIKKARELLATTDLSAEQIAPLCGFEHPEYMHVVFKRLTGMTPGAFRRQVRGEG; from the coding sequence ATGAAACGCCATGTCGCCCTCATCGTCGAGACTTCCACCGGCTATGGCCGGCGGGTGCTGTCGGGGATCGTCCGCTTCATGCGGATGCACGACGAGTGGTCGGTGTTTCTCGAGCAGCGGGATCTGCTGAAGAAGCCCCCCTCATGGCTCGCCACGTGGAAGGGTGACGGAATCATCTCGCGGGCGACGACACCGGCTCTGGTGGAAGCGGTCGCAGCGACGGGGGTGCCTCTCGTGGAACTGACCGACCGGCGAGCGGATCCGGGTCTGCCTTCGATCCGCTCGGACGACGCGGCCATCGGGCGGCTGGCTGCGGAGCACCTGATGGAACGGGGATTCGAGCGGTTCGGCTTCTGTGGTTTCACGAGTGAGGCCTGGTCGAAGCGACGGGAAGAGGCGTTCGTCGATGCAGTGCGACAGGCCGGGCGGGATTGCGACGTCTACAACTCGCATTGGCACGGACCGGGTGCCCGGGCGTGGGAAGAGGAGCAGACGCGACTGGCGACGTGGGTTCGCTCCTTCCCGCGACCGGTGGGCATCATGGCGTGTAATGACATTCGGGGACTGCATGTGCTGGAGGCCTGCTCGCATGAGGATGTGGCGGTTCCCGAAGAAGTGGCCGTGATCGGCGTCGATAACGACGAGCTGCTCTGCCGGGTCAGTGCGCCGCCGTTGTCGAGCGTCATCCCGAATGCAGAAGCAGTCGGCTATCGGGCCGCGGAGTTGTTGTCCCGGCTGATGGACGACGAGACGCCGGCTGAACCGCAGCAACGGGTCTCGCCGCTGGGTGTGGCGACGCGGCAATCGACGGATGTGGTGGCGATTGACGATCCGGAGATCGCAGCGGCGCTGCATTTCATTCGTCAGCATGCGTGTCGGGGGCTGCGAGTGGACGAAGTCACCCGCGAGGTCGGCGTGTCGCGTAGCACCCTGGAGCGGCAGTTAAGGAAGTATCTGGGCCGGACGCCGCAGCAGGAGATCCGCAGCATTCAGATCAAGAAAGCCCGGGAGCTGCTGGCGACGACTGATCTTTCGGCCGAGCAGATCGCACCGCTGTGCGGGTTCGAGCATCCGGAGTACATGCATGTGGTGTTCAAGCGTCTGACAGGGATGACGCCGGGGGCGTTTCGGCGGCAGGTGAGGGGTGAGGGATAG
- a CDS encoding RedB protein, which yields MSLWLRAVFALWVLTISAGVTLLTRYENAPGPVAAAPALWPRESDFPRESGARQLLVFIHPRCACTRATMRELERILARSPQRLQTRVVIQQPGDASADWCESPLVEQARSLPGVEVVHDIGGIEASRFGALTSGQALLFAASGELLFQGGITPSRAHSGDNVGRTSIVALLDEAKNVSTRATTHVFGCKLNCDARAEGMTR from the coding sequence ATGTCGCTCTGGTTACGTGCCGTCTTTGCGCTGTGGGTGTTGACCATCTCGGCCGGCGTCACCCTGCTGACCCGTTACGAGAACGCGCCCGGCCCGGTCGCAGCTGCCCCCGCGCTCTGGCCGCGGGAAAGCGACTTTCCTCGGGAGTCGGGTGCCCGCCAGCTTCTTGTGTTCATTCACCCGCGCTGTGCCTGCACGCGAGCAACGATGCGCGAACTGGAGCGGATTCTCGCACGGTCCCCGCAGCGGTTGCAGACAAGGGTTGTCATACAGCAGCCGGGCGACGCTTCCGCCGACTGGTGCGAAAGTCCCCTGGTCGAACAGGCACGGTCACTGCCGGGCGTCGAAGTGGTCCACGACATCGGTGGAATCGAAGCCAGCCGATTCGGGGCGCTGACTTCGGGACAGGCGCTGCTGTTTGCCGCCTCAGGCGAGCTGCTCTTTCAGGGCGGAATCACGCCCAGTCGTGCCCATTCGGGGGACAACGTGGGACGGACTTCCATCGTGGCACTGCTGGATGAGGCGAAGAATGTCTCCACCCGGGCAACCACGCATGTCTTCGGATGCAAACTGAACTGTGACGCACGGGCCGAAGGAATGACGCGATGA
- a CDS encoding response regulator, translating to MPQVLVVDDTQSARMDVIRALSVAGISAIEIPDARDASAAARHHQPDLILLDVMMPGVNGLGVLQQLRSDPRTSRIPVIVVSALADSNFIDDLMKEGAVACVAKPFGHAELRKTVQAALETEADPDHDRSSDAPGQVTAFIGAKGGVGTTTVAINVAATWADQGSKVSVTELRTATGTLAARLNRRAEWTLGSLLQAGRAGEYEIVNNLLVADECGLELLCGPQRPIPPEQMDPRLITGLVDILAARSRHVVLDLAGENSEANAAALAMSHSVVLVVEQELTSLVAARAVRDLLIEWRIAVPVGVVLVQHTPFTPQLPTQVIQAELECDVIGVIPPAADVLDTAVRAGLPLILSEPQHHAAVACRELSRQLVPIWPGVPGLERTNA from the coding sequence ATGCCTCAGGTGCTTGTCGTCGACGATACGCAGTCGGCCCGCATGGATGTCATCCGTGCACTCTCCGTTGCCGGAATCTCCGCCATCGAAATCCCGGACGCCCGGGACGCCAGCGCGGCTGCCCGCCACCATCAGCCCGATCTCATCCTTCTGGACGTGATGATGCCCGGCGTCAACGGGCTCGGTGTGCTCCAGCAGCTCCGCAGCGATCCCCGCACGTCGCGCATCCCGGTGATTGTCGTCAGTGCGCTCGCCGACTCGAACTTCATCGATGACCTCATGAAGGAGGGGGCAGTCGCCTGTGTCGCCAAACCATTCGGTCATGCAGAACTCCGAAAGACCGTCCAGGCGGCGCTCGAGACCGAGGCCGATCCCGATCACGACCGTTCCTCCGATGCACCAGGACAGGTCACGGCATTCATCGGCGCCAAGGGAGGCGTCGGCACGACCACCGTGGCGATCAATGTCGCAGCCACCTGGGCCGACCAGGGTTCGAAGGTTTCCGTAACCGAACTGCGGACTGCGACCGGCACGCTCGCCGCACGATTGAACAGGCGAGCCGAGTGGACCCTCGGATCGCTGCTGCAGGCCGGCAGAGCGGGCGAGTACGAGATCGTCAACAACCTCCTCGTCGCGGACGAATGTGGCCTCGAACTCCTTTGCGGCCCCCAGCGACCGATACCGCCGGAGCAGATGGATCCCCGTCTCATCACTGGACTCGTCGACATCCTTGCTGCCCGGTCCCGACACGTCGTCCTTGATCTGGCCGGCGAGAACTCCGAAGCGAACGCCGCGGCACTCGCCATGAGCCATTCGGTCGTACTCGTCGTCGAGCAGGAACTCACCAGCCTCGTCGCCGCCCGTGCCGTCCGCGACCTGCTGATCGAATGGCGAATCGCCGTCCCCGTCGGCGTTGTCCTCGTGCAGCACACTCCCTTTACACCGCAGCTGCCGACTCAGGTCATTCAGGCGGAACTCGAATGTGACGTCATCGGTGTGATTCCTCCTGCAGCCGACGTCCTGGACACTGCCGTCCGGGCCGGACTCCCTCTGATCCTGTCCGAGCCGCAACATCATGCGGCCGTCGCCTGCCGCGAACTCTCTCGGCAGCTCGTGCCGATATGGCCCGGTGTTCCGGGACTCGAACGCACCAACGCGTGA
- a CDS encoding amidohydrolase, which translates to MVNLVRLTICVGCLIPLLSESAAAAEPADLVLRGGKIVTVNDTFDIASAMAIDDGRVVAIGSDESMDAFIGEKTDVIDLKGQMVLPGLIDSHVHAGSASMYEADHDIPAMETIDDVLAYVRERTKVVPEGEWITLSQVFITRLREQRYPTRAELDAAAPNHPVAFRTGPDASVNSLALQENGIDREFAASHPENVQVDPATGEPTGLIRRAGSVLKTRSNSTRRKLTQAERDDRLAALLEDYNRWGITGAIDRNCSESGQAQYERLLADGRLNVRMRLSRGLSPNGDLAEIGKRLDGYAADPLFTDPDPDPRLGIIGVKVFLDGGMLTGSAYFSQPWGVSRIYGIDDATYRGMRYIESERLEELVRACAKRGLAFTAHSVGDAAVAALLEAYARINEEIPIESTRSTVTHSNFMSPSSIALAARLGVGVDIQPAWLYLDTRTLATQFGNDRMRQFQPLADLFEAGVKVGGGSDHMQRIGSLRSVNPYNPFLGMWVTVTRRARWFDGQLHPGQALSREQMIRFYTINNAWLMRAEEEIGSLEKGKRADFIIVDRDLLTCPDEDIRDTRVLATYLDGKRLPIDR; encoded by the coding sequence GTGGTCAACCTTGTGCGTCTCACCATCTGCGTCGGCTGTCTCATTCCTCTCCTCTCAGAGAGCGCTGCGGCGGCTGAGCCGGCCGACCTCGTCCTTCGCGGCGGAAAGATCGTCACGGTCAACGATACGTTCGACATCGCCTCGGCCATGGCGATCGATGATGGACGCGTCGTTGCCATTGGCAGTGACGAGTCGATGGATGCGTTCATCGGTGAGAAGACGGACGTCATCGACCTGAAAGGCCAGATGGTCCTGCCGGGACTGATCGACTCGCACGTGCATGCCGGCAGTGCCAGCATGTACGAAGCCGATCACGACATCCCCGCGATGGAAACGATCGACGACGTGCTGGCCTACGTTCGTGAGCGGACGAAAGTCGTTCCCGAAGGGGAGTGGATCACCCTTTCGCAGGTCTTTATCACCCGACTTCGCGAGCAGCGATATCCCACCCGGGCCGAGCTGGATGCCGCTGCTCCCAACCACCCCGTCGCGTTTCGGACCGGTCCCGACGCTTCCGTCAATTCGCTGGCTTTGCAGGAGAACGGCATCGATCGAGAGTTTGCCGCCAGCCATCCCGAGAATGTGCAGGTCGATCCCGCCACGGGCGAGCCGACAGGGCTAATTCGACGTGCGGGCAGCGTCCTCAAGACTCGATCGAACTCGACTCGCCGCAAGCTGACTCAAGCCGAGCGGGACGATCGCCTTGCCGCCTTGCTCGAGGACTACAATCGCTGGGGCATCACCGGCGCGATCGACCGGAACTGCAGCGAGTCGGGTCAGGCCCAGTACGAACGACTGCTCGCCGATGGCCGGCTCAACGTCCGCATGCGGCTCTCCCGCGGCCTCAGCCCCAATGGCGACCTGGCTGAAATCGGGAAACGTCTCGACGGCTATGCTGCCGATCCACTCTTTACCGATCCCGATCCCGATCCCCGGCTCGGCATCATTGGCGTGAAGGTCTTTCTCGACGGCGGCATGCTGACCGGCAGTGCGTATTTCTCGCAGCCCTGGGGCGTCAGCCGGATCTACGGCATCGACGACGCCACTTATCGCGGCATGCGCTACATTGAAAGCGAGCGGCTCGAAGAACTCGTGCGGGCCTGCGCGAAGCGGGGGCTCGCGTTTACTGCTCACAGCGTCGGTGATGCTGCCGTCGCCGCACTCCTCGAGGCTTATGCCCGCATCAACGAAGAGATTCCCATCGAGTCGACCCGCTCGACGGTGACACACTCGAACTTCATGAGTCCCTCATCGATCGCCCTGGCCGCACGGCTCGGTGTCGGCGTCGACATCCAGCCCGCCTGGCTGTACCTCGACACCCGCACGCTCGCTACCCAATTCGGCAACGACCGCATGCGACAGTTCCAGCCGCTTGCCGATCTGTTCGAAGCCGGCGTGAAGGTGGGCGGCGGCAGCGATCACATGCAGCGGATCGGATCCCTTCGCAGCGTGAACCCGTATAACCCGTTTCTGGGGATGTGGGTGACGGTCACCCGTCGCGCCCGCTGGTTCGACGGCCAGCTCCATCCCGGTCAGGCGTTGTCACGGGAGCAGATGATCCGCTTCTACACGATCAACAATGCCTGGCTCATGCGGGCCGAGGAGGAGATCGGCTCACTCGAGAAGGGAAAGCGGGCCGACTTCATCATCGTCGACCGCGATCTGCTCACCTGTCCCGACGAAGACATCCGCGACACCCGGGTGCTTGCCACGTACCTCGATGGAAAGCGTCTGCCGATCGATCGGTGA
- a CDS encoding FG-GAP repeat domain-containing protein, whose amino-acid sequence MNRALRTCAGTIALTIAWSVAACAADDASEVSRIEWTRDASYRLLVRVPAVALGDREQDERPAECVIDFKAQLDSLGIEARPDLTSLRVVACDPQTGKALPSPTGESDAAGRPFRWYDDAIPYEFPEFANAVSRTDGRIVRRSRVRGGYFFNVVGDWESGRLVWMHRPVTNKPTLYAIYFNLLSEGQLPDQLPPRGWVGDGLPRCAAIGRTTMGADHSRVELTDWNGDGLVDLLVGEHYGHVLWWPNLGTRQKPVFRYARFVFSDGQPLDAGIAAAPCVVDWDGDGTEDLLVGTHWNRLLYYRNVGTNDRRQLEYRGPVELDGEPLELPLTPLTRGSEGVFRRDYYPVPEAVDWDGDGDVDLLAGGYITGLIFFYENVGPGEEGTPRLRLVGPIRAGDGPLNVGHWCASPCVADFDGDGSLDLLTGNMPMYLQPDEQEQHRRTFLQYFTGHSFSGPIELEPRPFPGTGRFPHERLATPRAADWDDDGDLDLVVSARENIYLYENVGTPQRPDFRMHADPLKVPWGLATVPVDQFRDWNDDGHPDAVRGYTVHLNDGVGNPYRWSQTVSVLPPGQNIDHPSGIGDDWFWPYLDDFDQDGRVDVLFGDWFGHVWLHRNLSSGDEKQFDLAGIRLEAGGQPIKVGPLDRDPEKDFGALQGARTVLTVEDFDHDGRRDLVVGDTYGVVRFFRNAGGPPHEPRFDMPVEIGNLGIRGLVDATDWNEDGWPDVIASAASGRVRVFLNDGSGNAGFGDGFDPGLPPIVQPRVMMVDLNGDGDEDLFLPSTQGSCFVERSFLRHGYATAELMRIERRP is encoded by the coding sequence ATGAACAGGGCTCTGCGGACCTGTGCCGGAACGATCGCTCTCACAATTGCATGGAGCGTGGCAGCGTGCGCCGCAGACGACGCTTCGGAGGTCAGCAGGATCGAATGGACCCGCGACGCCTCGTACCGGTTGCTTGTCCGGGTCCCTGCCGTCGCGCTCGGAGACCGGGAGCAGGACGAACGGCCCGCCGAGTGTGTGATCGACTTCAAGGCTCAGCTCGACAGTCTCGGGATCGAGGCCCGGCCGGATCTGACTTCCCTGCGGGTGGTTGCCTGCGACCCTCAGACCGGCAAGGCGCTGCCGTCTCCGACGGGAGAATCCGACGCGGCAGGCCGCCCGTTTCGCTGGTACGACGACGCGATTCCCTACGAGTTTCCCGAGTTCGCCAACGCGGTCTCACGGACCGACGGCCGGATTGTGCGTCGGTCCCGGGTACGAGGAGGGTACTTCTTCAATGTTGTCGGGGACTGGGAGAGCGGTCGCCTTGTCTGGATGCACCGGCCGGTGACCAACAAACCCACTCTGTACGCGATCTATTTCAATCTCCTGTCGGAAGGACAACTGCCGGATCAACTCCCCCCGCGAGGGTGGGTCGGCGATGGGCTCCCTCGATGTGCTGCGATCGGCCGCACGACGATGGGGGCCGACCACAGCCGCGTCGAACTGACCGACTGGAACGGTGACGGTCTTGTCGATCTGCTGGTGGGAGAGCACTACGGTCACGTTTTGTGGTGGCCGAATCTCGGCACCCGACAGAAGCCGGTCTTCCGATACGCCCGCTTTGTCTTTTCGGATGGTCAGCCACTCGACGCGGGCATCGCAGCGGCTCCCTGCGTCGTCGACTGGGATGGCGACGGCACCGAGGATCTGCTGGTTGGAACGCACTGGAACCGGCTGCTCTACTATCGCAACGTCGGCACGAATGACCGCCGCCAGCTCGAGTACCGGGGGCCGGTCGAACTGGACGGCGAGCCACTCGAGCTTCCTCTCACTCCGCTGACCCGCGGCAGCGAGGGGGTCTTTCGCCGGGACTACTATCCCGTGCCTGAAGCGGTCGACTGGGACGGCGACGGAGATGTCGATCTGCTGGCTGGCGGCTACATCACCGGTCTGATCTTCTTCTACGAAAACGTCGGGCCGGGCGAAGAGGGTACGCCCCGCCTGCGACTGGTTGGACCGATCCGCGCAGGCGACGGCCCCCTCAACGTCGGGCACTGGTGTGCTTCCCCCTGTGTGGCGGATTTCGATGGCGACGGCAGTCTGGATCTGCTGACCGGCAATATGCCGATGTACCTGCAGCCGGACGAGCAGGAACAGCATCGTCGAACGTTTCTGCAGTACTTCACCGGGCACTCCTTCTCCGGACCGATCGAGCTCGAGCCTCGTCCCTTCCCCGGCACGGGAAGATTTCCTCACGAACGACTCGCGACGCCCCGGGCCGCCGACTGGGATGACGATGGTGACCTGGATCTGGTCGTGAGCGCCCGGGAGAACATCTACCTCTACGAAAACGTGGGGACGCCACAACGACCTGACTTCAGGATGCATGCCGATCCGCTGAAGGTTCCCTGGGGACTGGCCACGGTCCCGGTCGACCAGTTTCGTGACTGGAACGACGATGGACATCCGGACGCCGTCCGAGGCTACACGGTCCACCTCAACGATGGCGTCGGCAACCCGTACCGCTGGAGTCAGACCGTCTCAGTTCTGCCGCCCGGCCAGAACATCGACCATCCGTCCGGCATCGGCGATGACTGGTTCTGGCCGTATCTGGATGACTTCGATCAGGACGGCCGCGTCGACGTGCTGTTCGGTGACTGGTTCGGGCATGTCTGGCTGCATCGGAATCTTTCATCCGGTGACGAAAAGCAATTCGATCTCGCCGGCATACGGCTCGAAGCGGGCGGTCAGCCGATCAAGGTCGGCCCTCTCGACAGGGACCCCGAGAAGGACTTCGGCGCTCTGCAGGGAGCGCGGACCGTCCTGACTGTCGAAGACTTCGATCACGACGGCCGCCGCGATCTGGTCGTCGGCGACACGTACGGCGTTGTGCGATTCTTCAGAAATGCCGGCGGACCTCCGCACGAGCCCCGGTTCGACATGCCTGTCGAGATCGGCAATCTGGGGATCCGAGGGCTTGTCGATGCCACCGACTGGAACGAAGACGGCTGGCCCGATGTCATCGCCAGCGCGGCCAGCGGTCGCGTCCGCGTATTCCTCAACGACGGCTCAGGGAACGCCGGCTTCGGCGACGGCTTCGATCCCGGCCTGCCGCCGATCGTTCAGCCTCGTGTGATGATGGTCGACCTCAACGGCGACGGTGACGAGGACCTGTTTCTTCCCAGCACGCAGGGTTCCTGTTTCGTCGAGCGATCGTTTCTCCGGCATGGTTACGCGACGGCCGAACTGATGAGGATTGAACGGCGCCCGTGA